Proteins encoded in a region of the Gammaproteobacteria bacterium genome:
- a CDS encoding DsbE family thiol:disulfide interchange protein, with the protein MRIKFFIPVAGFAILGFMLWRGLYLNTGELPSVLINKPLPAFELENVYSNALVSKEDLPEGPFLLNVWGSYCLPCLAEHPTFMRLSENDVIPIVGINYKDRQGAAVDWLETNGDPFAFSIMDEEGRLGIDLGVYGAPETFLIDRNGVIRYRHVSVLDEQAWEEIFVPALEELRREES; encoded by the coding sequence ATGCGTATAAAGTTTTTCATTCCAGTGGCAGGGTTTGCAATTCTGGGGTTCATGCTGTGGCGTGGACTGTATTTGAATACCGGCGAGTTACCTTCGGTGTTAATTAACAAACCTCTGCCGGCGTTCGAGCTGGAAAATGTGTACAGCAATGCACTGGTAAGCAAAGAGGATCTCCCGGAGGGCCCTTTTCTGCTGAATGTGTGGGGCAGCTATTGTCTGCCCTGTCTGGCTGAACACCCGACCTTCATGCGGCTTTCCGAGAACGATGTCATCCCTATCGTGGGGATCAATTACAAAGACAGGCAGGGAGCGGCCGTAGACTGGCTGGAAACCAATGGCGACCCGTTTGCCTTCAGCATCATGGACGAGGAAGGCCGGCTGGGGATAGACCTGGGCGTCTATGGCGCACCGGAAACCTTTCTTATCGATCGAAATGGTGTAATTCGCTACCGGCATGTGAGTGTACTTGATGAACAGGCGTGGGAAGAGATCTTTGTTCCTGCATTAGAAGAGCTGCGGCGCGAGGAATCCTGA
- a CDS encoding cytochrome c-type biogenesis protein yields MARLLLAMVLSLVATIGALPAVAQVDTFEFDTQEQQLRFRRLSNELRCPMCQNTNLTGSTGGVAEDLRREIHRMIMDGMTDAEIEQFMFERYGDFIFYRPRLRAETVLLWFGPLVFLLVGGVVVFTIIRKSKSSVTETLSDEEQQQLNELLNRKS; encoded by the coding sequence TTGGCCAGATTACTGTTAGCAATGGTACTGAGTCTGGTCGCCACAATAGGGGCGTTACCGGCCGTGGCGCAGGTCGATACCTTTGAGTTTGATACTCAGGAGCAGCAGCTAAGGTTTCGCCGCCTGTCCAATGAGCTGCGCTGCCCGATGTGCCAGAATACCAATCTGACCGGTTCGACCGGTGGTGTCGCGGAGGACCTGCGGCGGGAGATACATCGCATGATCATGGACGGCATGACCGATGCTGAAATTGAACAGTTCATGTTCGAGCGCTATGGAGATTTTATCTTTTATCGCCCCCGATTGCGGGCAGAGACAGTGCTGCTCTGGTTCGGCCCGCTTGTGTTTCTGCTGGTAGGCGGGGTCGTGGTTTTTACTATCATCAGGAAATCCAAATCCTCGGTCACTGAAACCCTGAGTGACGAGGAACAGCAACAATTGAACGAGTTGCTCAATAGAAAATCCTGA
- the ccmI gene encoding c-type cytochrome biogenesis protein CcmI — protein sequence MFWIISLILLALAALFVLLPLWKHYRPLTDSEQLRTQTNLTIFEERQNELKLELENGNLDPAQFDELVLELKKSLLSDTANAAGSGKSLHGHKQKQGAHEPGGKSDNLTKALPLIMVLLIPLVTYLMYEQWGYLDDVQLMDLYERTIASDNNQQESRDLVIELGRVVQQDESNQWAWYFLGRNFSNLGMFGEADIAFQRASDLMPDGPDKAATLGLQAQIKYLVAGGEMTEEVLSVVGEARAINPSENASLQLLSVDAEMQGDLQAAIGYWRLMIQSNPNSAQAQQLRGRIAAAQQQLAAEGADATQAGPSIDVSVALEPGLELPSGMRVFVSARNAEQEGTPPLAAIDLVVDDLPATVTLDNNLALTPAFNLSSAQRVYVTATVSRTGSATVQPGDYRVASDSFSVSEANDAIALTISLSDIVR from the coding sequence TTGTTCTGGATAATCAGTCTCATCCTTCTGGCCCTTGCGGCCCTGTTCGTGCTGTTACCCCTGTGGAAACACTACCGGCCCCTTACCGATAGCGAGCAGCTTCGCACGCAGACCAATCTGACCATCTTCGAAGAGCGCCAGAACGAACTGAAGCTCGAACTGGAGAACGGTAATCTGGACCCTGCCCAATTCGACGAACTGGTGTTGGAACTCAAGAAGTCTCTGCTCTCTGACACGGCGAATGCAGCGGGTAGTGGTAAGTCACTCCATGGTCACAAGCAGAAGCAGGGTGCACACGAGCCCGGCGGGAAAAGCGATAACCTTACCAAGGCATTGCCTCTGATCATGGTTCTTCTGATCCCGTTAGTCACCTACCTGATGTATGAGCAGTGGGGATACCTGGACGACGTCCAGCTTATGGATCTCTACGAGCGCACCATCGCCAGCGACAATAACCAGCAGGAATCCCGCGATCTGGTCATCGAGCTTGGCCGGGTGGTTCAGCAGGATGAGTCCAATCAATGGGCATGGTACTTCCTGGGGCGCAATTTTTCTAATCTGGGCATGTTCGGCGAGGCGGATATCGCTTTCCAGCGAGCCAGTGATCTGATGCCTGACGGGCCGGATAAGGCGGCCACATTAGGGTTGCAGGCACAGATCAAGTATCTCGTTGCGGGCGGTGAGATGACCGAGGAAGTGCTGTCAGTAGTGGGGGAGGCCAGGGCTATAAACCCCTCTGAGAACGCCTCATTGCAGTTGCTGTCGGTAGATGCCGAGATGCAGGGAGACCTGCAGGCGGCTATCGGTTACTGGCGGTTGATGATTCAGTCCAATCCGAATTCTGCTCAGGCACAGCAGCTGCGCGGCAGGATCGCCGCGGCGCAGCAACAGTTAGCTGCGGAGGGAGCGGATGCGACGCAGGCCGGTCCCAGCATCGATGTGAGCGTGGCGCTTGAGCCAGGCCTTGAACTGCCGTCGGGGATGCGTGTGTTTGTCTCGGCGCGCAATGCCGAGCAGGAAGGGACGCCGCCACTGGCGGCCATAGACCTGGTTGTGGATGACCTGCCGGCGACGGTCACGCTGGACAATAACCTGGCCCTGACGCCAGCTTTCAATCTGTCTTCGGCACAGCGCGTTTACGTGACGGCAACAGTGTCAAGAACCGGTTCTGCCACCGTGCAGCCCGGGGATTACCGGGTGGCCTCAGACAGTTTCAGTGTCAGTGAGGCAAACGATGCCATTGCCCTGACCATCAGCCTCAGCGATATCGTACGCTGA
- the moaA gene encoding GTP 3',8-cyclase MoaA, whose protein sequence is MASTPDQLIDKFGRRIDYIRLSVTDRCDFRCVYCMTENMQFLPRKQVLSLEELHLIARAFVELGVRKIRITGGEPMVRSNIMSLMDNIGALPGLQELLLTTNGAQLDRYAEPLQKAGVKRINISIDSLRADRFQRISRVGKLDRVIAGIDAAIAAGFERIRLNSVIMKGYNEDEVLDLVDFATDRGVDIAFIEEMPLGNPSDHSREETLCSNDWVRNVIEQRYTLLPTASRTAGPSKYWQVEGEKNRIGFISPITHNFCADCNRVRVTVEGRLLLCLGNEHSVDLRAVLRDPDKSFEDLQQTIVAAMDIKPERHYFYDQDYAQPVRLMNMTGG, encoded by the coding sequence ATGGCCTCAACCCCTGATCAGCTGATAGATAAATTCGGTAGACGAATTGACTATATTCGCCTGTCAGTGACCGACCGGTGTGATTTTCGCTGTGTCTATTGCATGACAGAAAATATGCAGTTTTTACCCCGCAAGCAGGTCCTGTCGCTGGAAGAGCTGCACCTGATCGCCCGAGCGTTTGTTGAGCTTGGGGTCCGCAAGATTCGCATTACCGGTGGTGAACCGATGGTGCGGAGCAACATCATGTCGCTGATGGATAACATCGGTGCCTTGCCCGGTTTGCAGGAACTTTTACTTACCACCAACGGTGCCCAGCTCGACCGCTATGCCGAGCCGCTGCAAAAGGCAGGGGTCAAGCGCATCAATATCAGTATCGACAGTCTGCGCGCCGATCGTTTCCAGCGCATATCCCGGGTAGGCAAGCTGGACCGTGTTATTGCAGGCATCGATGCGGCGATTGCCGCCGGTTTCGAACGGATACGTCTGAATTCGGTCATTATGAAAGGCTACAACGAGGACGAGGTGCTGGATCTGGTGGACTTTGCCACCGATCGCGGTGTCGACATCGCCTTTATCGAAGAGATGCCCCTGGGCAATCCGTCGGATCATTCGAGAGAGGAAACCCTGTGCAGCAATGACTGGGTGAGAAATGTGATTGAGCAGCGCTATACACTTCTGCCTACCGCCAGCCGCACCGCCGGTCCGTCCAAGTACTGGCAGGTGGAAGGGGAAAAAAACCGCATCGGCTTCATCTCCCCGATCACCCACAACTTCTGCGCCGACTGCAACCGTGTCCGGGTTACCGTTGAGGGGCGCTTACTGCTGTGTCTCGGAAATGAACACTCAGTGGATCTGCGTGCTGTTCTGCGTGATCCCGACAAGAGTTTCGAAGACCTCCAGCAGACCATCGTCGCGGCCATGGATATTAAGCCGGAACGGCATTATTTCTACGACCAGGATTATGCTCAACCAGTCCGCTTGATGAATATGACCGGTGGATAA
- the moaB gene encoding molybdenum cofactor biosynthesis protein B, whose amino-acid sequence MTSSPLNMRVITVSDTRTEETDRSGAVLVERLQAARHRLLGKVIIPDDVYQLRAAVSVGIADPRTQVILMTGGTGFTERDNTQQAIEPLLDVVIDGFGELFRQLSFEEIGTSTIQSRAFAGLANGTIVFCVPGSPGACQTAWDKIISAQLDSAHKPCNFVDKLKAPD is encoded by the coding sequence ATGACCAGCAGTCCCCTGAACATGCGCGTGATTACCGTGTCGGATACCCGTACCGAGGAGACTGACAGGTCTGGTGCTGTACTGGTGGAAAGACTACAGGCAGCCAGGCATCGTCTATTGGGAAAGGTCATCATCCCAGACGATGTTTACCAGTTGCGAGCCGCTGTTTCTGTCGGGATTGCTGATCCTCGAACTCAGGTGATCCTGATGACCGGCGGCACAGGGTTTACCGAACGGGACAATACCCAGCAGGCTATAGAGCCGCTGCTGGATGTAGTGATTGACGGCTTTGGTGAACTTTTTCGACAACTTTCTTTCGAGGAAATAGGCACGTCCACGATTCAGTCGCGCGCCTTTGCGGGCCTGGCCAACGGGACGATTGTATTTTGTGTGCCCGGTTCGCCAGGCGCATGTCAGACTGCCTGGGACAAGATAATATCGGCGCAGTTGGACAGTGCGCATAAGCCTTGTAATTTTGTTGATAAACTCAAGGCGCCTGATTAG
- a CDS encoding exodeoxyribonuclease III has product MRVMTFNCNGIRAAARKGFFDWLATIQVDVVCLQETKAQEHQLNDEPFYPAGFHCYYFDAVKKGYAGTAIFCRREPDKVTTGLGWEMADTEGRYIQADFGSLSVASLYLPSGSAGPERQARKVDFMNRYMKFMNKLRHDGREYIIGADWNICHKEIDLKNWRANQKNSGFLPEERQWLDELYDKVGYIDAFRLINQEPDQYSWWSNRGNARANNVGWRLDYQVITPGLRDKVTAAEIYTEENFSDHAPVILDYAITL; this is encoded by the coding sequence GTGCGGGTAATGACTTTCAATTGCAATGGTATTCGAGCCGCCGCGCGCAAGGGGTTCTTTGACTGGCTCGCGACTATCCAGGTGGACGTGGTCTGTTTGCAGGAAACCAAGGCTCAGGAGCATCAACTGAACGACGAGCCCTTCTACCCGGCGGGGTTTCACTGCTACTATTTTGATGCGGTGAAAAAGGGGTATGCCGGCACGGCGATTTTCTGCCGCCGCGAACCTGACAAGGTGACTACAGGGCTGGGTTGGGAAATGGCTGATACGGAAGGCCGCTATATCCAGGCCGATTTCGGCAGTCTTTCTGTTGCGTCACTGTATCTCCCTTCCGGGTCCGCTGGCCCGGAACGACAGGCCCGGAAAGTGGACTTTATGAACAGGTACATGAAGTTCATGAATAAGCTCCGTCACGACGGACGGGAATACATCATCGGCGCTGATTGGAATATCTGTCATAAGGAGATAGATCTGAAAAACTGGCGGGCAAACCAGAAAAATTCAGGATTTTTGCCCGAGGAACGGCAATGGCTGGACGAGCTGTATGACAAAGTTGGCTATATCGACGCGTTCAGACTGATCAATCAGGAGCCGGATCAGTACAGTTGGTGGTCCAATCGCGGGAATGCGAGAGCTAACAACGTGGGATGGCGGCTGGATTATCAGGTTATTACCCCCGGCCTTCGCGATAAGGTCACTGCCGCTGAAATTTACACTGAGGAAAACTTCTCAGACCATGCACCTGTTATTCTGGACTACGCGATAACATTATGA
- a CDS encoding peptidylprolyl isomerase — protein sequence MNSFIKSLLFSLPLVLALSTNAAAQQLVAVIETEKGTLEIELNQRAAPTTVANFVNLAMRGFYDGLTFHRVERNFMIQGGDPLGTGTGGPGYRFSGETILHHSRPGVLSMANSGPGTDGSQFFITHVATPHLDGLHSVFGRVTSGLETVYEIRRGDVINSITIVGDPAPVLERRRARIEEWNTVLNENFPDLKPSPLLSQ from the coding sequence ATGAATTCATTTATTAAATCTTTGCTATTCAGCCTCCCTCTGGTCCTCGCTTTATCCACTAACGCGGCCGCCCAGCAACTGGTCGCGGTAATCGAGACTGAAAAAGGTACCCTGGAGATTGAGTTGAACCAGCGTGCTGCGCCCACGACAGTCGCCAATTTTGTCAATCTGGCCATGCGGGGCTTTTATGACGGTCTGACCTTTCACCGCGTGGAGCGTAATTTCATGATTCAGGGGGGTGACCCGTTGGGTACCGGCACGGGCGGGCCTGGTTATCGGTTCAGCGGCGAGACGATTCTGCATCACAGTCGTCCGGGCGTACTGTCCATGGCTAACTCCGGGCCGGGAACTGACGGCAGCCAGTTTTTTATTACCCACGTGGCAACGCCGCACCTGGATGGGCTGCATTCGGTGTTTGGGCGGGTTACATCCGGGTTAGAGACAGTTTATGAGATCCGGCGCGGAGACGTCATTAACAGCATTACAATCGTCGGTGATCCCGCACCGGTGCTGGAAAGGCGGCGTGCGAGAATTGAAGAGTGGAACACCGTGCTGAATGAAAACTTCCCCGATTTAAAGCCTTCACCCTTGCTCAGCCAGTAA
- a CDS encoding YciI family protein: MLYAIISEDVKDSLEKRQGAREAHLKRLKQMVAQNRILVAGPHPAIDSEDPGEAGFSGSLIIAEFDSLEQAKAWANDDPYVAAGVYRKVTVKPFRKVLP; this comes from the coding sequence ATGCTCTATGCCATTATCAGCGAAGACGTGAAAGACAGCCTGGAAAAACGTCAGGGTGCTCGAGAAGCCCACCTGAAGCGCCTCAAACAGATGGTGGCTCAGAATCGTATTCTGGTGGCTGGCCCGCACCCGGCCATTGACAGCGAAGATCCGGGCGAAGCGGGATTTTCCGGCAGCCTGATCATTGCGGAATTTGACAGCCTGGAACAGGCCAAGGCCTGGGCCAATGATGATCCCTACGTGGCGGCAGGTGTGTACCGCAAGGTTACCGTCAAGCCTTTTAGAAAAGTGCTGCCCTGA
- a CDS encoding inner membrane-spanning protein YciB, whose protein sequence is MKQFLDYIPLIVFFAVWSLDERIINVAGYDYTLGGIYSAAEFLLVASILVYGGIFLSQRRLDKFQLITLVVVVLACLPTIYFRNTDFLKWKAPIANWVFALAFIGSRFVSEKPAIEHMLGHAVEAPREVWNTLNTVWIVFFTVLGATNLIVAFTLSEAMWINFKVWGNLVITFLFVFAQMPYLSRYIEVAEQEGSDSGSGSS, encoded by the coding sequence ATGAAACAGTTTCTGGACTACATCCCGCTGATCGTCTTCTTCGCCGTCTGGTCACTGGATGAACGAATCATCAACGTTGCCGGGTATGACTATACGCTGGGCGGCATCTACAGCGCTGCCGAATTTCTGCTGGTGGCTTCGATTCTGGTATACGGCGGCATTTTCCTGAGCCAGCGGCGCCTGGACAAGTTTCAGCTCATCACCCTTGTGGTTGTGGTGCTGGCCTGCCTGCCAACCATTTATTTTCGCAATACAGACTTTCTGAAGTGGAAAGCGCCAATCGCCAACTGGGTATTTGCCCTGGCATTTATCGGCTCCCGGTTTGTCAGCGAAAAACCCGCTATTGAGCACATGCTCGGACACGCAGTAGAAGCGCCGCGGGAAGTGTGGAATACCCTGAATACCGTATGGATCGTGTTTTTTACCGTCCTGGGCGCTACCAACCTCATCGTCGCCTTCACTCTGTCGGAAGCCATGTGGATCAACTTCAAGGTATGGGGCAACCTGGTAATCACCTTCCTGTTTGTTTTTGCCCAGATGCCCTACCTGTCACGCTACATCGAAGTCGCAGAACAGGAGGGTTCGGATTCAGGCTCCGGCTCCTCCTGA
- a CDS encoding L-threonylcarbamoyladenylate synthase, whose protein sequence is MADYLQVHPDNPEPRRIKQAVTVLMEGGVIVYPTDSTYALGCHLGDKAALNRIRSIRQLDDRHNFTLVCEDLSSLASYAKVSNSAYRILKAYTPGPYTFILKATPEVPRRLMHPKRKTIGLRVPDHPVAQALLHAIGEPIMSTSLILPGEELQLTDPHEIRLKLGKLVDLIIDSGSCGLEPTTMIDLVDGIPAVVRQGKGDAEPFI, encoded by the coding sequence ATGGCTGATTACCTTCAGGTGCACCCGGACAACCCGGAACCGCGCCGCATAAAACAGGCTGTCACGGTGCTCATGGAGGGAGGGGTAATAGTCTACCCGACGGATTCCACGTATGCGCTGGGGTGTCACCTGGGTGACAAGGCGGCCCTGAACCGTATTCGCAGTATCAGGCAGCTGGATGATCGGCACAACTTCACCCTGGTCTGTGAAGACCTTTCTTCGCTGGCCAGTTATGCCAAGGTGAGCAACAGTGCCTACCGGATTCTCAAAGCCTACACGCCTGGCCCCTATACGTTTATTCTCAAGGCTACGCCGGAAGTGCCACGACGGCTGATGCACCCGAAACGGAAAACTATCGGGTTGCGGGTTCCGGATCACCCGGTGGCCCAGGCGCTTCTGCATGCGATAGGTGAGCCGATAATGAGCACCAGCCTGATTCTGCCCGGCGAGGAGCTTCAGCTTACCGATCCCCATGAGATTCGTCTCAAGCTGGGCAAACTGGTGGATCTGATTATCGACTCAGGTTCCTGCGGCCTGGAGCCCACCACGATGATCGATCTGGTCGACGGCATTCCGGCCGTGGTCAGGCAGGGTAAGGGCGATGCCGAGCCGTTCATATAA
- a CDS encoding tryptophan--tRNA ligase, translated as MSTVDSQQRVLSGMRPTGKLHLGHLHGVLKNWIKLQHEYECLFFVADWHALTTHYSDPQVIEANVLDMVIDWLAVGVNPGSASIFIQSKVPEHAELQLLLSMMTPLGWLERVPSYKDQQEKLREKDLETYGFLGYPLLQAADILIYRAGLVPVGADQVAHVELTREVARRFNHLYGREPGFETLAEAAVKKMGKKAARMYAQLRVAYQEQGDQEALQKAQALLKEQQNISLGDRERLYGYLEGSGKMILAEPQSLLTPASKMPGLDGQKMSKSYDNVIALREPLDQIQKKISTMPTDPARVRLTDPGEPDKCPVWQLHETYSDEATKAWVCDGCRSAKIGCLECKKPVIDAVIAELEPIQKEAVQYEKDPDVVKSIVAEGCEVARDKAKETLQEVRQAMGLSYW; from the coding sequence TTGTCTACAGTTGATTCACAGCAGCGTGTCTTGTCGGGAATGCGGCCCACGGGCAAATTGCACCTTGGCCATCTGCACGGCGTCCTGAAGAACTGGATCAAGCTTCAGCATGAGTACGAGTGCCTGTTTTTCGTGGCGGACTGGCACGCCCTGACCACCCACTACAGCGATCCTCAGGTCATCGAAGCAAACGTCCTGGACATGGTCATCGATTGGCTTGCGGTCGGGGTTAATCCGGGTTCAGCCTCGATCTTTATTCAATCCAAGGTGCCGGAGCATGCCGAACTTCAGTTGCTGCTTTCCATGATGACACCGCTGGGCTGGCTGGAACGGGTGCCGAGCTATAAGGATCAGCAGGAAAAACTGCGGGAAAAAGATCTCGAGACGTATGGTTTTCTGGGCTATCCACTACTGCAGGCAGCTGACATTCTGATTTATCGAGCCGGACTGGTGCCGGTAGGCGCCGATCAGGTAGCCCATGTGGAACTCACCCGGGAAGTCGCGCGACGATTCAATCACCTGTACGGCCGGGAGCCGGGTTTTGAAACCCTGGCCGAGGCGGCAGTAAAGAAAATGGGCAAGAAGGCGGCCCGTATGTACGCCCAGTTACGGGTCGCATACCAGGAACAGGGCGATCAGGAAGCCCTGCAGAAAGCCCAGGCCCTGCTCAAGGAGCAACAAAATATCTCCCTGGGAGACCGGGAGCGCCTGTACGGCTACCTGGAGGGTTCTGGCAAGATGATTCTCGCGGAACCCCAGTCTCTGTTGACTCCGGCATCGAAAATGCCGGGTCTGGACGGGCAGAAAATGTCCAAGTCCTACGACAACGTGATTGCGCTGCGAGAGCCGCTGGATCAGATTCAGAAGAAGATCAGCACCATGCCGACGGATCCTGCGAGGGTCCGATTGACCGATCCCGGTGAGCCCGACAAGTGTCCGGTCTGGCAATTGCATGAGACGTACTCTGACGAGGCTACCAAAGCGTGGGTCTGTGACGGCTGCCGTAGTGCCAAGATCGGTTGCCTGGAATGTAAAAAGCCGGTCATCGATGCAGTGATTGCCGAACTCGAGCCTATCCAGAAGGAAGCGGTCCAGTATGAGAAAGACCCTGACGTGGTGAAGAGTATCGTTGCCGAGGGGTGCGAAGTGGCGCGGGACAAGGCCAAGGAAACCCTGCAGGAGGTGAGGCAGGCGATGGGCTTGAGTTACTGGTGA